The genomic segment CGTGGTGGTTACCGTGGATTTAAATGCTGAATCAAAAGCTTTGATTGGAGTAGAACAACTGGCACAAATGCAGCCACATGCGGTGTTGGTGAATATCTCCCGTGGGCCTGTGATTGATGAGCAGGCTTTGATCGAAGCTTTAAAAGCCAACCAAATCTTTGCTGCGGGTCTGGATGTTTATGAGAAAGAGCCTTTAAAAGAATCAGAATTATTTGAACTGGATAATGTCATTACCTTGCCCCATGTCGGTTCGGCCACAGTGGCGACACGTCGAAAAATGGCTGAGCTGGCTTATCAGAATCTGGTTGATGTACTTGAAGGGCGGGTGCCACGCTATGTGGTGAATCCTCAAGTGATTGGTTCATCTAAGTAATATTAAATAACATTTCCCTGCATCTATGCTCATTTTTCGATGCTATATTCGAAACAGGTTGAAACTGAATTTTAGAGATTTTTCATTGAAACGTTTGGTATTGGCGTGCGGGTTAGGTCTGTGTGCAACGGCAGGACATAGTGATAATAATTATTTTAATCAGCCTGCTGCACAATTTTCTGTACCGGATATTGGTGCGGGCGTCGGATTGATCGATCAGCAAAAAGAACAAATGATCGGCGAAAAGGTCTATCGTCAAGTCCAGAAACAAATGCCTGTGATTCAGAATCCATGGCTTGAAGATCAGTTACTTTCCATATTTTCCCACATTCTCAGTCAGACCAAATTACAGCAGCCGATTGGGTTAATGGTAATCAATGATCCGCAAATTAATGCTTTTGCAGTACCCGGCGGATTATTTGCTTTAAATGCTGGCCTGATTAATTCAGCCCGGAATACAGACGAAGTGGCAGGGGTGATGGCACATGAAATTGCACATGTTACACAACGTCATTACAGTCGTTCGCAAGAAACCTTTAAAGGACAAGGGTTATTAGCCTTAGCAGGGATTCTGGTGGGGGCATTAGTCGCTTCACAGGCAGATGGTGATGCAGGTGCAGCAGTGATGATGGGTTCTCAAGCAGCACTACTGGATCAGCAATTGACTTATAGCCGTAATCAGGAACGTGAGGCGGACCGGATCGGGATGCAATATATGTATGCTGCCGGCTATAGTCCGCACAGTATGGCGGATTTCTTTGAAGTGATGCATCGTTCCACTAGCCGTTTAAGCTTTATGCCAGATTTCTGGCTGACGCATCCTTTAACTACTGAGCGTATGAGTGAAGCGCGTTTGCGCGCCAATCAGTTGCCTGCGGTTAAGCGTAATTTAAATGATCAGGATTTTGAAATCATTAAATGGTATACGCGGGTGCTATCACGTCAGACCACTGAACAACAGCTCAACTTAATGGTGCAACGTAATGATTTTCCTGGCCAGCTGGCTTTAACGGCTTATCAGCTTCAGCAGGGAGACTTTCAGGCGGCACAAGTCGCACTGGATCAAGCCAAAAAGCACAATAACATGCATCCTTTGCAGGTGTTATTTCAAACTGATATTTATCTGGGACAAAATCAGCTGGATAATGCGCTAAAAAGCATTAGTTCAGCCGCACGGATCATGCCGGAAAACCGTGCTTTAAATTATAAATATGCTGAAACCCTGATTCGTGCTAAACAGCCTGATCAGGCCAGAACGATTGTGCAGCGCTTTTTAAATAGCAATACCCGTGATGTTAGTGGCTGGAGATTAATGCAACTGGCAGCGAATGCAGCACCTGATTCATCGATAAAAACCGCGAATGTCTTGCGTTATCGGGCTGAAGTGGAGTACTGGTCAGGCTATGAAGAAACTGCGATTAAGTCCTTAATACATGCTCAACGCATCAGCAAAGGCAATCAGTCTTTATCGGCAACGATTGGCCAGCGTTTAAAACAGATGCAGCAAACGCGACAGTTTAAAATTTAAGTCTATTTTTCTAATGATTTTTAGCTTCAGTAGATATAGCCGAAGTTCACTAAATCACGCTACAATCCGGACAAAGCTAAGTTGTCTATTTTAATTATTTTATGAAAAAAATATTATTGGGTTTATTGATATTGGGGTGTAGCGGAAATGTATTGGCGGCTAGTGCGGCAGAATACGTGCAGTCCGTTGAGCAGATTAATGCTGATTATCAAAAAGAATCACGTCAGTTTTTAAAAGGTTTAAATCCGCAGCAGCAAGGTTTTAGCGCATCACAGAATCAGCAGTTTTGTGCGATTGTGCAGCGTTATGTGGATCGTTTGTATAAGGCGGCAGACCAGAACCGGGCTTATCTGGATCGTCAGTATCAAAATGTAGGCAAACAGGATGTCATACTGCAGGTAAAATCTTCAAAAGAGATGCAGTTGCTGAAACGTTATAATGTGGATTGTAATTTGCAGTAAGAATAAATAAGAAAATGCTGAGAACTGTCCGGAATGGAGGCAGTTCAACGCAGATTTAGATTTGAAATAGAATGGGAAATTAAGCAAGTTTTGCTTTAATTTTTGATGAAACTTGTGCAGGATCGGCGCGCCCGGCTATGAGCGGACGCAGAGAATTCATCACCTTACCCATATCTTTCATGCTAGTAGCTTGTTGCGCTTCAATTGTTTGCGCAATCAGGGAATCAAGTTCTTCCTCAGTCATAGCTTCTGGTAGAAATTGAGAGAGAACCTCAACTTCGGCTTGTTCCTTACTAGCTAAATCATCTCGACCAGCGCCTTCAAAGGCTTTGATCGATTCTTTACGTTGTTTAATTTGCTTTTCAATGACCGCAAGAACTTGAGCATCGTCAAGTTCTTTACGCTCATCGACTTCGATTTGCTTAATTGCTGCTTGCAGACTACGAATGACCGTCAACTTTGACATATCTTTGGCACGCATGGTGGCTTTCAATACGTCAGTAATCTGGTTTTTTAAAGTAGTCATTATTTATTCCAAGCAGTCAATCACAAATTAATCTTAGTAAAGGCGAGTAGTACGTACTGATTCACGCGCCAATTTCTTTTGGTAGCGTTTAACAGCAGCAGCTTTTTTACGTTTACGTTCTTGAGTTGGTTTTTCGTAGAATTCACGTTTACGAACGTCAGCAAGAACACCCGCTTTTTCGCATGAGCGTTTGAAACGACGGATAGCTACGTCTACTGGTTCGCCTTCTTTCAATTTAACTTGTGGCATGAAGAATCCTCATTAAGTTATGGATAAGATCAGGGCCGAATTGCCCTCGATCACAAGTGAAGGTCAGTATTTTACTCATTTACATCTCATATCACAAGTCTATAATAGTTGCTGCAATAGATTTGATACAGGTTATAGGCAGTTTAATGATCGTTTTAGGCTTGGAAACGTCGTGTGATGAAACAGGACTTGCGCTGTATGACAGCGAGTTGGGTTTGCGCGGACAGGTGCTGTACAGCCAGATTAAACTGCATGCTGAATATGGCGGCGTCGTACCAGAACTGGCTTCGCGCGACCATGTGCGTAAACTCATTCCCTTACTGAATGAACTGCTTGAACAAAGTGGCATCAAAAAATCAGAAATTGATGCGGTGGCCTATACCCGTGGTCCGGGCCTGATGGGCGCGTTAATGACTGGCGCACTGTTTGGTCGGACTTTGGCCTTTGCCTTAAATAAACCGGCAATTGGTGTGCACCATATGGAAGGTCATATGCTGGCACCATTACTTTCTAAAACTCCACCAGAATTTCCATTTGTGGCACTTTTAGTCTCTGGCGGACATACTCAATTGATGGCTGCTTATGGAATTGGTCAATATGAATTATTGGGTGAGTCGATTGATGATGCAGCAGGTGAGGCATTCGATAAAGTCGCTAAAATGATGGGTCTACCATACCCAGGTGGTCCAAATATTTCGAAATTGGCGATCAATGGCGACATCAATGCCTTTGAATTTCCACGTCCAATGCTACACCAAGGTTTAGATTTTTCATTTAGTGGTTTAAAAACTGCCGTTTCAGTTCAATTGAAAAAAGTTGAAGGCGAAGGTCGTGAGGCGGATATCGCTGCATCATTCCAAGAAGCGTTGGTTGATACATTGGTGAAAAAATCAGTGAAGGCCTTAAAACAAACGGGTTTAAAACGTTTAGTTATTGCCGGTGGTGTAAGTGCAAACAAGCGTTTACGTGAGCGCTTAGAAGCTGACTTGGCAAAAATCCGTGCAAATGTGTTTTATGCAGAACCTGCGCTGTGTACAGATAATGGTGCAATGATTGCGTTTGCAGGTTATCAGCGTCTTAAAGCGGGTCAGCATGATGATTTGTCTGTTACAACTACACCGCGTTGGCCGATGACGGAATTAAGTAATCCAAACGAAGCGTAAAAATCGTTAAAAAAAGAACCGCATTTGCGGTTCTTTTTTTTAATCTAAATTTGAAAATAACTGCGCGCTGCTGATTTTTCGCATAAATCCTGCACGTTTTAATGCCAATGTCACCATGTTGGTATTGCAAGATTGAATGCCTTCAAAATTACCAAGATCTTCTGTAATGAGTTTCCATAAATCACTTAAATCATTACATAGGACATGCCAGAAAAATTGTGAATCTCCACTAATGCCAAATAGGCAGCGTGTGTTTTTAAGTTCAGACAAGGTCTTGGCAATTTGATTTGCTGCATCTGGACGAGCTTTAATCAAAATAATCGCTTCGGACTTATAGCCCATCAAACTGGGTTCTACATCGACACGAATGTTGAAAATGCCTTCTTCCAATAAATCATTCAATAATTTCTGAGTTTTATGTTCACTGAGTTCGATTTGCTCTGCCAAACTTTTAATAGATGAACGCCCATCAATAGACAGAGCATGAATCAGTTTTAACTCTATTTCAGTCAAACTTCTAAAATTGACGTTTTTATCGCTTGTACCTTCTAAAGCTTTGGGTTTGCTTGCCCAAGTAAATGGTTTTAATACGGCTTGGGTTTCTACGGTTTTAATATCCGGAATATGCGTAACAAAATCATGCATCCAAACAGAGAGATCGGCGGCCTTTTCTAATCCAATTTCAAGGAAAATATCGGCAAGTCCTGTGGTTAGAAAAACAATGCGTACTTCTGGACGGTTTGCAAAAAATTGCGCAACTTCTTTTTCCTTCCCAAATTTCACACTGATCCAGACATGAACGGTGTAACCCTTATTAGCAACCACAGGATTTAATTCAATTGCAGTTCGTATAACTTGGTCATCTAGCAACTTACCTAGACGTCGAGACAACTTTTTTTCAGGGACATCACTAATCTGGCTCAGTTCTCGCCATGATCCTC from the Acinetobacter sp. YWS30-1 genome contains:
- a CDS encoding GatB/YqeY domain-containing protein, producing MTTLKNQITDVLKATMRAKDMSKLTVIRSLQAAIKQIEVDERKELDDAQVLAVIEKQIKQRKESIKAFEGAGRDDLASKEQAEVEVLSQFLPEAMTEEELDSLIAQTIEAQQATSMKDMGKVMNSLRPLIAGRADPAQVSSKIKAKLA
- a CDS encoding M48 family metalloprotease, whose translation is MKRLVLACGLGLCATAGHSDNNYFNQPAAQFSVPDIGAGVGLIDQQKEQMIGEKVYRQVQKQMPVIQNPWLEDQLLSIFSHILSQTKLQQPIGLMVINDPQINAFAVPGGLFALNAGLINSARNTDEVAGVMAHEIAHVTQRHYSRSQETFKGQGLLALAGILVGALVASQADGDAGAAVMMGSQAALLDQQLTYSRNQEREADRIGMQYMYAAGYSPHSMADFFEVMHRSTSRLSFMPDFWLTHPLTTERMSEARLRANQLPAVKRNLNDQDFEIIKWYTRVLSRQTTEQQLNLMVQRNDFPGQLALTAYQLQQGDFQAAQVALDQAKKHNNMHPLQVLFQTDIYLGQNQLDNALKSISSAARIMPENRALNYKYAETLIRAKQPDQARTIVQRFLNSNTRDVSGWRLMQLAANAAPDSSIKTANVLRYRAEVEYWSGYEETAIKSLIHAQRISKGNQSLSATIGQRLKQMQQTRQFKI
- the tsaD gene encoding tRNA (adenosine(37)-N6)-threonylcarbamoyltransferase complex transferase subunit TsaD translates to MIVLGLETSCDETGLALYDSELGLRGQVLYSQIKLHAEYGGVVPELASRDHVRKLIPLLNELLEQSGIKKSEIDAVAYTRGPGLMGALMTGALFGRTLAFALNKPAIGVHHMEGHMLAPLLSKTPPEFPFVALLVSGGHTQLMAAYGIGQYELLGESIDDAAGEAFDKVAKMMGLPYPGGPNISKLAINGDINAFEFPRPMLHQGLDFSFSGLKTAVSVQLKKVEGEGREADIAASFQEALVDTLVKKSVKALKQTGLKRLVIAGGVSANKRLRERLEADLAKIRANVFYAEPALCTDNGAMIAFAGYQRLKAGQHDDLSVTTTPRWPMTELSNPNEA
- a CDS encoding Lrp/AsnC family transcriptional regulator; amino-acid sequence: MSESSSFDEIDTACIKALISNPRGSWRELSQISDVPEKKLSRRLGKLLDDQVIRTAIELNPVVANKGYTVHVWISVKFGKEKEVAQFFANRPEVRIVFLTTGLADIFLEIGLEKAADLSVWMHDFVTHIPDIKTVETQAVLKPFTWASKPKALEGTSDKNVNFRSLTEIELKLIHALSIDGRSSIKSLAEQIELSEHKTQKLLNDLLEEGIFNIRVDVEPSLMGYKSEAIILIKARPDAANQIAKTLSELKNTRCLFGISGDSQFFWHVLCNDLSDLWKLITEDLGNFEGIQSCNTNMVTLALKRAGFMRKISSAQLFSNLD
- the rpsU gene encoding 30S ribosomal protein S21, which codes for MPQVKLKEGEPVDVAIRRFKRSCEKAGVLADVRKREFYEKPTQERKRKKAAAVKRYQKKLARESVRTTRLY